The Dehalococcoidia bacterium genome has a segment encoding these proteins:
- a CDS encoding phage tail tube protein, whose protein sequence is MAAINGTLCVLKFGTTLLTGQLDGTLGGSADMLDATTKDSTGKAKEYISGETEFHGTVTALYEHSATANLAKIVADISAGTQWTIKFGQTTTGGRYYTGTANIKSWNWAAPKNALSQISLEVQGSAVMTQATA, encoded by the coding sequence ATGGCAGCAATTAACGGAACCCTGTGTGTGCTGAAATTCGGCACCACATTACTGACTGGGCAGCTTGACGGGACACTTGGCGGGTCGGCTGATATGCTTGATGCCACCACTAAGGATTCGACCGGCAAGGCCAAGGAATATATCTCCGGAGAGACTGAATTTCATGGAACAGTCACGGCTCTCTATGAGCACTCGGCAACGGCCAACCTGGCCAAGATCGTCGCCGACATCAGCGCCGGGACGCAGTGGACCATCAAGTTCGGCCAGACGACCACCGGCGGGAGATATTATACCGGCACAGCGAACATCAAGAGCTGGAACTGGGCCGCGCCGAAAAACGCGCTCAGCCAGATCTCCCTGGAGGTCCAGGGAAGCGCCGTCATGACTCAGGCAACCGCATAA
- a CDS encoding phage tail tube protein produces the protein MAAINGTLIFFSNETAALVGQLDGSIGGSADQLDATTKDSTDAAKVYVSGETEWHGTVTALFDMTGDLTLDDVIDALKAGTKWTCKFGQVVTGKAFLTGYGYVKSWNWNGPKNAMANIAVEFQGTAAINTDTV, from the coding sequence ATGGCAGCAATTAACGGAACGCTGATATTTTTCAGCAACGAAACAGCGGCACTCGTCGGCCAGCTGGATGGCTCGATCGGGGGCAGTGCCGATCAGCTGGATGCAACCACCAAGGACTCGACGGATGCCGCCAAGGTGTACGTCTCGGGCGAGACCGAGTGGCACGGTACCGTCACGGCCCTGTTTGACATGACCGGGGACCTGACGCTGGACGATGTGATCGACGCGCTCAAGGCGGGGACAAAATGGACCTGCAAGTTCGGACAAGTGGTTACCGGCAAGGCCTTTTTGACCGGCTATGGCTATGTCAAGAGTTGGAACTGGAATGGTCCTAAGAACGCGATGGCCAATATCGCGGTTGAATTTCAGGGCACAGCAGCAATTAACACTGATACAGTATAA
- a CDS encoding DUF3168 domain-containing protein gives MKDPGTQILSAFYTALNGHTTLTVYTMVPPNTAFNYIWIGDITNNEEGCKDRYISNATVAIDIVKGYVDQGSKKAVEDEAGTIAGHIRTAVGAGLTMTGFTMHVCVLDSTNDMVEETETQKIFHKILRYRMIIEET, from the coding sequence ATGAAAGACCCCGGGACCCAGATATTGTCTGCCTTTTATACTGCCCTGAACGGCCACACCACCCTGACGGTATACACGATGGTCCCGCCCAACACGGCCTTTAATTATATCTGGATCGGGGACATCACCAACAACGAGGAAGGGTGCAAGGACCGCTATATCTCCAATGCCACGGTGGCCATCGACATCGTCAAGGGCTACGTGGACCAGGGAAGCAAAAAGGCCGTCGAGGATGAGGCCGGAACAATAGCCGGACATATCCGGACGGCAGTTGGCGCCGGACTCACGATGACCGGGTTCACGATGCACGTCTGTGTGCTGGACTCAACCAATGACATGGTCGAGGAGACCGAGACACAAAAGATTTTTCATAAAATTTTACGATACAGAATGATAATTGAGGAGACATAA